The window tgttaacttcaggacaCGTGAGATTAGTCAAGATACGCACAAGCTGATCAAGATacctacattaattaaaaaaataacttttttattattgttgtggAATGACACCCTTTATATGTGTTATTACTACATGAACTATGATATGTTTGGATTAGAACCCCTCTTGTCACCAccattgaaactttttttttaaaccacaataatcaacttaaaatatcaataaaataattattttatctttataaataatattttaatattaaaaatcatttttaaacataaattaaattcaagattttgaatttaaaattttcaagttttaaaatagtCAAATCCATAATGATTGGATTTAAAATTAGTTCAAATAAACTTGCATCGACAAAACTTTTATACGACAAATAGTGGTATTGTTGTTGATATTGGATGAAACCTAATAAAAGGGCCTGCAATTATAgttcatatattaaaataaaaaaaatataaaaggtgtTAATcgaaaaaacagaaataaataaaGGGTCTATTAGTAGTTTGACATGgtgaagaaaatatatatataaaaaaagaagtctcCATCCAAATAACCAATAATTAAAGGAGGTGCATGTTTGTACGGATTTACCTCCTAATCACTAAGCTAACATTGAGACATTAGTCTAATGATAAGAACAGGTGTCCTCCATTCTTCGTGATCATCTGGGGTTTAATTCTAAAGTTATGTTGCGAGGATCAGTGAAATTATCAGCAGAGATGTACATGATCAAAATCATATagaattcaatcaaatatatctatcaatttaaattattttttcactacccccaactaaaaaaaaagatactaaTTAAAATACAAAGCTCAAGgttttaatcatataaaaaatattaattatcatataGAATTGGGTGAACTATGTTTTTTTGTCCATGCATGATATACTTGAAGTTAATATATTtctatctatttttctttctggCATAGCTACATATATAGGGTGGTTTGtggtttttatttcttattttattttaaattttgttaaagCAAAGTGAAGTAGAGTGAAAGTAGATCAAAAACTATGATAATTACAGTGAAATTTGGGCTCATAATTAGCTATAATGTAGAAATATGACCCCAAAAATTACTCTCCTTTTCATTTCATCCTTCTTGCAGTATTTCCTAAAGTTTAAAAACTTAAAGAAGAAGCATTGTATATGACACCTAATTTGCCAATCAATTTTACTAAATGATGCTGCAATAACGTGCAACAAAGCATTATTTACAGCACAATATTCTTAATGGAGATGGAATTATTGCTTAAaatactcaaaaaataaaaaataaaaaaataataatcacatGCAATGATAAAAATCATGTGAGAGAAATGGAGCTTAAGAATATAGATCACACAGATAAATACCATTAGTTGACCACGATCCCAAGCCTGATTAATGAGGATGGCCCATCCTGAATACTGAAGCTTTTGTATTTTATACACATCATGTTCCCTGTTCATTGACAAGAGCTCAATTCAATTATTACACAACCAAACGTGTCCTTAATCATTTGACCTAtcagaaatatatataacatgacAGATTGCAATTAGGATTCTAACCAACATTCTTCCTTGATCTACTGTAACATGCATCAAACACTTTGtattatagattttattttcttcaattcgtGCCCCCATTTAATTCCCATAAATAAAGATTCGATGCGAATGctatctcaagtttttttttttcaaaaaaagaactGATCTATTAGATTTTGGATTTAACCAGAGATGATCATCCTTGTCGCTCTCTAATTTGGTGCATAAACGGGAGATAATTAGATTATGCCAGCCTTTcggataaaaattatttacagcTTTATAAGGGAGTTAATGCATGGGATGGAAATTTGTCATCATTGCTCCAAAAGATTATGGCATGGACCAGCACATCAACCATTCGAATGATCTCTTAGGGGTGACCATCCTTCTTCAAGTAGCTAGAAATAGAAATGATAATCTCATCCATTCCATCTGCTACCcagttttttctaatttatttagattgagtttttattcaaatgaaatgATGGTAAAAACTAACAGTTTTAGagtaaatttctatatttttaagacACGAAATAcaagaaacatgttttttttctgtttttattacTTATGAGACACCAACGAAATGTTATCAAGGATTATACGAACTAACAAGCACCCATGCTAGCGCTCTCAGGATCATGCGTAGTTTTACAGAGAAATAAAACTGGAATCTGGCATTAAAATTGGAAATTCAAGAGTGCGAGTCCTTATTCAGAAGCTGGATTACACTTGTAACACGAGTAGAGATATATAGATGAAAAATACTTCACAATATTTTGCTGTGTTGATATAAACCTTTTCCAGATGGCAAGTTTGAGCAGCAGATTAACGATATCATTTCCAGATATAGGGTTAACATAACCTGTTCAAGCAGAATCCAGTAAACAATAGATATGAACTAGACTGAAGAATATTATTCACTAAATAAGCCAATTAAAGGGTACCTATAGATAGTTTTGCCAAGACCGACTCTGCTTTTAGCGCATCAGCAATCTTTTGAACTGTTCTTGTAGGGATAGGACAATATTGCTCTATATTCAAGCTGTACAGTGGTATAAAAATACCATTTTTTAATgtgtaatatattaaaaaaccttttttttttcatgttttaacagTGGTTGGAGCATATAATATTTACCAGCTCAGTGGTGATAAACCAAGTTCAAAGGATGCACCAATGTCTCAAGATGTTAGACCAATGTCTAAACGTTTTGCTTGATAAcctaataattcttttttacaGAATGCTATTTCTCTGCTACTTAGATTGTTATTATCAATAAAGATAGAAATATTCCAATGGTTTGAGTTTTCTCCATTCGTTGTTATTGCGATTCCAGGAACTGGTAGCACATTTGGAAGCAACTGTTGATAAACACTGCCAAAGTAAGTGTAACGCAATTAGCAATCTACTTCACAAGGGAAACAATACACTTCAGCTTTTGAGCTATATATCTGTTCGTGCACCAGAAATCCACATGCAGAAATATCTGGTTTGCTTGCCCGCTTAACTgcaattgaagaagaaatacCTCAGTAAAAATGGTCTTCGTCGTAGATTCCTTGACTAATTGAGCTTAAGCAAGAGATAAAATGTACATCATAAAAAGAGTGTGTTTTGCATTAAAAATTGCTATGCAGTAATGATTAACCAATCCATTCTTCCATTCACCTTGACCTCTTTAAATATGCTCGAGGGGTGAAAAATGGAATTGACCTGACTATTTCAAGCTGGACCTCCGGTGtggggggaaaaaagaaaaggaaagagatgtTCCATTTACACTTGATTTTTCTCCTCCAAAAGAAAGTATCTGAACTTTCAACAAagattgaaaggaaaaagaacTGAAGCAAACTTGAAGTAGAGACTAGTGAAACGACTGTACACTCTTCTGAGACAAACTTTTTGTTGTCTCCTCGATAGCTTCATGCCTTCTTTTGGATATTTCTTTCATTGCTTCCTGATACTGCAGTTCAATCTTTCCCAGTTCTCTTCTCAACTCCTCATTGTCATCCTTGCAAGATGAAGAGGAAACATCAGATGCGTAACCAGAAGAGATGAAGCCATTCATACCAGCTTCGAAAAATTTGCCCCTGTCATcaattgatgtaaggatttccCTTTCAGTTAAAAAATCCCGCAAGATACCTCTCAAGCCATTCCCATCAAAGTTCACAGGTCCTGAATCTGTGGACATGTATGAAGTAAAGGAGAGCTTTCTATCATTCAATTCACTCGAGTTTGCTGAAACATATGACATTTCAGAATGCCGATCTTCGGCTGCAGGTGGATTCTGGCTATCAAAATCATCAAGATTGGACATCAAATCATCAAGTTTCACTGTACTGGGGCTTTCTCCTACTGTTGGAATCGATCCACCAAGAGAATTGGGGCGACTTGAACACCTCGAATGATTGGCAGCATCATGAGCATTTTGGAAAGGAGCCACAGCCATCTTTCCATTTCCCAATGAATGGAAGTCCTTTGACTGGACCCTAGGGGTTTGTTCTCTACTTGGCGGCACTAGATGCTCAATGTGAACACCAGGTTTCCAATTGGGTATtaatttcaacaacaacaaatcaaTCAACTCTGCTATGAATCTAACATTTTCAACTTCGAGTTCCAATTGCTCAACCATTTCACTTGAAACTGATAGCGCAGTATCACCATCAAGGTAGAATAGGAAATGAATATTCCTTACACGAGCACCTGTATTTAAGGAACAAATATGGAGTCCTGTTCTTATGAAAAAACAATGGAGAAGATGAGATTGGGAATTAGTTACAATAAGAATATACTTACCATTCTGATCAGCCATTCGAAGTATTAATGATACAGAGTTTTCATCATTTCCTTCACCTCTTAACAGGAAAACATTGCCTCTCTTTGCCCTTCGAACCTCCAAGCATAGAGAATGGGTATCCTCATCAACAGAACTGTTAAAAGAAGTGATAGTGGGAATCTCAGGATCATGACTCAAATCCATGGAGGGGGGCTTATTCCGTGCAGTTGCAGGTCCTTCTGACATCAAACAACGATCTCCAATAGCTGTCATCTTCGACATAAGAATATCAGAACGAGGGATGGAAGAATTCCTTGCAAATCCATTCACATCGAGAAAAGGGTCCATCAGAAGCTCCTTTGCTGGCAGTCTTTCAGATGCTGGTAGTAAACACTTttcaataaattgttttaaatctgGATCTTTAACCTTAGATAGGGAAGCAGGCTTTATTCCCTACAAAAAACTCAGGAATGAGATAACAGGCAAACCTTGTAAGAAACAGAATTTACAGTTAAATGAAACAAAAGCATGTTATCCATTGC is drawn from Populus nigra chromosome 5, ddPopNigr1.1, whole genome shotgun sequence and contains these coding sequences:
- the LOC133694935 gene encoding probable serine/threonine-protein kinase WNK7; protein product: MESSEDGGSHSEPPDPDVLEIDPTCRYIRYKEVLGRGAFKTVYKAFDEVNGIEVAWNQVRIDEVLQSPDDLERLYSEMHLLKTLKHSNIVRFYNSWIDDKKKTVNIITELFTSGSLRQYCKKHRKIEMKAVKGWARQILNGLNYLHNHDPPIIHRDLKCDNIFINGNQGEVKIGDLGLATVMEQANAKSVIGTPEFMAPELYDENYNELADIYSFGMCMLEMVTFEYPYSECRNSAQIYKKVSSGIKPASLSKVKDPDLKQFIEKCLLPASERLPAKELLMDPFLDVNGFARNSSIPRSDILMSKMTAIGDRCLMSEGPATARNKPPSMDLSHDPEIPTITSFNSSVDEDTHSLCLEVRRAKRGNVFLLRGEGNDENSVSLILRMADQNGARVRNIHFLFYLDGDTALSVSSEMVEQLELEVENVRFIAELIDLLLLKLIPNWKPGVHIEHLVPPSREQTPRVQSKDFHSLGNGKMAVAPFQNAHDAANHSRCSSRPNSLGGSIPTVGESPSTVKLDDLMSNLDDFDSQNPPAAEDRHSEMSYVSANSSELNDRKLSFTSYMSTDSGPVNFDGNGLRGILRDFLTEREILTSIDDRGKFFEAGMNGFISSGYASDVSSSSCKDDNEELRRELGKIELQYQEAMKEISKRRHEAIEETTKSLSQKSVQSFH